In a genomic window of Luoshenia tenuis:
- a CDS encoding DUF4358 domain-containing protein: MKHNFLFIKIGLMAFIAVFLILICTSGNYADKPMEQIASVLSQAEGMDGLKAGAAGDLRRYYNLEEEDLEGFMLCLPASPMDADELLVVKMKDEQQASAVEQAILQRQASQKASFEGYGAQQTALLNGYVLEIKGRYAFYAVSPYAQGWQSLFSEIIRA, from the coding sequence ATGAAGCATAATTTTCTGTTCATTAAAATCGGCCTTATGGCCTTTATCGCGGTGTTCCTCATCCTGATCTGCACCTCCGGCAACTATGCCGATAAGCCCATGGAGCAGATCGCCTCGGTCCTTTCCCAGGCCGAAGGGATGGATGGGCTCAAGGCCGGCGCCGCGGGCGACCTGCGGCGCTACTATAACCTGGAGGAAGAGGACCTGGAGGGGTTTATGCTCTGCCTCCCCGCCTCGCCCATGGATGCGGACGAGCTGCTGGTGGTCAAGATGAAAGACGAGCAGCAGGCCTCTGCGGTGGAGCAGGCCATTTTGCAGCGGCAGGCCAGCCAAAAGGCCTCCTTTGAGGGGTACGGCGCGCAGCAGACCGCTCTGCTCAACGGCTATGTGCTGGAGATCAAGGGGCGGTATGCCTTTTATGCCGTATCCCCTTATGCGCAGGGGTGGCAGTCGCTTTTCTCGGAGATCATCCGGGCCTAA
- a CDS encoding DUF6506 family protein, with the protein MEKKKFAMMILGPYYDPEQHQAHFETAWCDTYIVTVRDFEEAKAKILELQQLGVGAVEVCGGFGPERAKELIALTNGELAVGYVTSFPEQAPLFAQVFGD; encoded by the coding sequence GTGGAAAAGAAGAAGTTTGCCATGATGATCCTGGGGCCTTACTATGATCCAGAGCAGCACCAGGCCCACTTTGAGACGGCCTGGTGCGATACCTATATCGTGACCGTGCGGGACTTTGAGGAGGCGAAGGCCAAAATCCTTGAACTGCAGCAGCTGGGCGTAGGCGCGGTGGAGGTTTGCGGCGGCTTTGGGCCGGAAAGGGCCAAAGAGCTGATCGCCCTGACAAACGGCGAATTGGCCGTCGGCTATGTGACCAGCTTCCCCGAGCAGGCGCCGCTGTTCGCCCAGGTGTTTGGCGATTAG
- a CDS encoding YitT family protein: MKKQKKKTVLLDYVLLVVGAFIAGGALNLFLVPAKVVAGGATGLGTILYHTLGLQVGLVNILVNLPLFALGYREVGKELFWRSILATLLLSAATYLIPEVALSQNAMLSSVYGGAAMGLGLGLVMRGGATTGGSELAALLLHKLIPQLKVTGWIFVIDAVIILAAGIIFDAEMALYAILALFLTTKTIDLVQEGLDSGKVCYIISDQSRKIAQLLMEELERGVTLLSARGMYSGEEREVLLCAVTRMQLVRLKRIVTRVDPEAFVILSNAHEVLGEGFKPHVLK, from the coding sequence ATGAAGAAGCAAAAGAAAAAGACCGTGTTGCTGGATTACGTCCTCCTGGTGGTGGGCGCGTTTATCGCCGGCGGGGCGCTGAACCTGTTTTTGGTGCCCGCCAAGGTCGTAGCCGGCGGGGCCACCGGCCTGGGGACGATCTTATACCATACGCTGGGGCTGCAGGTGGGGCTGGTCAATATCCTGGTCAACCTGCCGCTGTTCGCGCTGGGCTACCGGGAGGTGGGCAAAGAGCTTTTCTGGCGCTCGATCCTGGCCACGTTGCTGCTGAGCGCGGCCACCTACCTGATCCCCGAGGTGGCGCTTAGCCAAAACGCCATGCTCTCCAGCGTCTATGGCGGGGCGGCCATGGGCCTTGGGCTGGGGCTGGTGATGCGCGGGGGCGCTACCACCGGCGGCAGCGAGCTTGCGGCATTACTGCTGCACAAGCTCATCCCCCAGCTCAAGGTCACGGGCTGGATCTTTGTTATCGACGCGGTGATCATCCTGGCCGCCGGCATTATCTTTGATGCCGAGATGGCGCTGTACGCCATTTTGGCCCTGTTCCTGACCACCAAGACCATCGACCTTGTGCAGGAGGGCCTGGACAGCGGCAAGGTATGCTATATCATCTCCGATCAAAGCCGCAAGATCGCCCAGCTGCTGATGGAGGAGCTGGAGCGGGGCGTGACTCTGCTCTCGGCCCGGGGCATGTACAGCGGCGAAGAAAGGGAAGTGCTGCTCTGCGCCGTAACGCGCATGCAGCTGGTGCGCCTTAAGCGCATCGTCACCCGGGTCGATCCGGAGGCCTTTGTCATCCTGAGCAACGCCCACGAGGTACTGGGCGAGGGGTTCAAGCCGCACGTGCTCAAATAG
- the nadC gene encoding carboxylating nicotinate-nucleotide diphosphorylase, with product MDKIALKLNMDRLLLMALREDMTSEDISTNAVMPKEQRGTVDLICKQDGIIAGLDVFVRVFELLDETTCATLLCQDGDAVKKGQLLATVQGDIRVLLSGERVALNYLQRMSGIATYTGDIAKLLQGSQTTLLDTRKTTPNCRIFEKYAVRVGGGHNHRYNLSDGVLLKDNHISAAGGITNAVRLAKAYAPFVHKIEVEVETLEQVQEAVDAGADIIMLDNMTPEQMRQAIALIGGRAQTECSGNVTRENIAALVALGVDYISSGALTHSSPILDISMKHLHAI from the coding sequence ATGGATAAGATCGCACTGAAGCTGAATATGGACAGGCTGCTGCTCATGGCCCTGCGGGAGGATATGACCAGCGAGGACATCTCCACCAACGCCGTAATGCCCAAGGAGCAGCGCGGCACGGTGGACCTGATCTGCAAGCAGGACGGCATTATCGCCGGGCTGGACGTATTTGTACGGGTGTTTGAGCTGCTGGATGAAACGACCTGCGCCACGCTGCTGTGCCAGGATGGGGATGCCGTAAAGAAGGGGCAGCTGCTGGCCACCGTGCAGGGGGATATCCGCGTGCTGCTCTCCGGCGAGCGGGTGGCCCTTAACTATTTGCAGCGCATGAGCGGCATTGCCACCTATACAGGCGATATCGCCAAGCTTTTGCAGGGCAGCCAGACCACGCTGCTGGATACCCGCAAGACCACGCCCAACTGCCGCATTTTTGAAAAATACGCCGTACGCGTGGGCGGCGGGCACAACCACCGCTACAACCTGTCCGACGGCGTGCTGCTTAAGGATAACCACATCTCCGCCGCCGGCGGCATTACAAACGCCGTGCGCCTGGCCAAGGCCTACGCCCCCTTTGTACACAAGATCGAGGTGGAAGTGGAGACGCTAGAGCAGGTACAAGAGGCGGTAGACGCCGGGGCGGACATCATTATGCTGGACAACATGACCCCGGAGCAGATGCGCCAGGCCATTGCGCTGATCGGCGGGCGGGCGCAGACCGAGTGCTCCGGAAACGTCACCCGGGAAAACATCGCCGCCCTGGTGGCCTTGGGGGTGGATTATATCTCCAGCGGCGCTTTGACCCACTCCTCCCCGATACTGGATATTTCTATGAAGCATCTGCACGCCATTTAA
- a CDS encoding type II toxin-antitoxin system PemK/MazF family toxin, translating into MMKRGEIYIADLSPVTGSEQGGVRPVLILQNDIGNRYSPTVIVAAVTSQINKSRLPTHVAVAGDTSGLKQDSVVLTEQLRTLDKARLREKLGSLPPEWMEQVDQALRISLGMIDL; encoded by the coding sequence ATGATGAAAAGAGGAGAAATTTATATTGCGGACTTAAGCCCCGTAACCGGCTCCGAACAGGGGGGCGTGCGTCCGGTGTTGATTTTGCAAAACGATATTGGCAACCGGTACAGCCCCACGGTGATCGTTGCGGCGGTCACCAGTCAGATCAATAAATCCCGCCTGCCCACCCATGTGGCGGTGGCGGGGGATACCTCCGGCCTCAAGCAGGATTCGGTGGTGCTGACCGAGCAGCTGCGCACGCTGGATAAGGCGCGCCTGCGCGAAAAGCTGGGCAGCCTGCCGCCCGAGTGGATGGAGCAGGTGGACCAGGCGCTGCGGATCAGCCTTGGAATGATCGACCTGTAA
- a CDS encoding ROK family protein: MKKCLALDIGGSKLIVALVDESGNVLCQEKTAFSPRPTQEEVLEKILSSVARLPMAGEAAACGATIPGLADPEKGLWVYAPYSGIGDFPIAQLLGERLGLDVYIENDVNACALAEQRWGVCREMRDYLWITVSNGVGGALVLNGQLYAGAGGNAGEIGHLTVESGGPLCPCGKRGCLEACAAGPGIARRYRQAAGLPEGDPIDAAQIAARARAGEAEALAVWRKTGNYLGRAIAAATNLLNLQAAIIGGGVSLSFDLLQEGIAQVYGQEVFATANAGMPILQTGLGYEAGLRGAAALAFQGLEHQNA; this comes from the coding sequence ATGAAAAAATGCCTGGCGCTGGATATCGGCGGGTCCAAATTGATCGTAGCGCTGGTGGACGAAAGCGGCAATGTGCTTTGCCAGGAGAAGACGGCCTTTTCCCCCCGGCCGACCCAGGAGGAGGTGCTGGAAAAGATCCTCTCCAGCGTGGCGCGCCTGCCCATGGCCGGAGAGGCCGCGGCCTGCGGGGCCACCATCCCGGGGCTGGCGGACCCGGAAAAGGGACTGTGGGTATACGCGCCCTATTCCGGCATTGGGGATTTCCCCATCGCACAGCTATTGGGCGAAAGATTGGGCCTTGACGTTTATATTGAAAACGACGTAAACGCCTGCGCCCTGGCCGAGCAGCGCTGGGGCGTGTGCCGGGAGATGCGCGATTATCTGTGGATCACCGTTTCCAACGGCGTGGGCGGCGCGCTGGTATTAAACGGGCAGCTGTACGCCGGGGCGGGCGGCAACGCCGGGGAGATCGGCCACCTGACGGTGGAGAGCGGCGGGCCCCTTTGCCCCTGCGGGAAACGCGGCTGTCTGGAGGCCTGCGCAGCCGGCCCGGGCATCGCCCGGCGCTACCGCCAGGCGGCGGGGCTGCCCGAAGGAGACCCCATCGACGCGGCGCAGATCGCCGCGCGCGCACGGGCGGGCGAGGCGGAGGCCCTGGCCGTATGGCGCAAGACCGGCAACTACCTAGGCCGGGCCATTGCGGCGGCCACCAACCTGCTGAACTTGCAGGCCGCCATCATCGGCGGCGGGGTATCTTTAAGCTTTGACCTGCTGCAAGAGGGTATCGCCCAGGTCTATGGGCAGGAGGTCTTTGCCACTGCCAATGCCGGCATGCCCATTTTGCAGACCGGCCTTGGCTACGAGGCGGGTTTGCGGGGTGCGGCCGCCCTGGCCTTTCAGGGTTTGGAGCACCAAAACGCTTAA
- a CDS encoding L-aspartate oxidase, protein MNQACDVVIVGTGVAGLYCALNLPEKLNVRIITKQAADGANSFLAQGGICVLRGEEDFNDYYADTMRAGHFENNPKTVELVLRSSNQIIRDLLRLGVRFNRDAHGNFDYTREGAHSRPRILFCNDVTGREITGTLLQQVRSRPNVTIDEYTTLLDIISKDNACHGVVVSDQAGQISTIGANHVVLACGGLGGLYKNSTSFPHITGDALAIALRHNVAVEHLDYVQIHPTTLFSSKPGRRFLISESVRGEGALLLDKRGNRFVDELQPRDVVSQAIWKQMEADGSEHVWEDMRPLGEQTILTHFPHIYRRCLEEGFDPRYTPIPVVPAQHYLMGGIKVDLASRTSMAGLYACGETSCNGIHGKNRLASNSLLESLVFAQRAADDIVFAARAKRAAPPPEVDLKQYEDLDALFSEYRRAVLKRLERLEAKHG, encoded by the coding sequence ATGAATCAGGCCTGTGATGTGGTCATCGTCGGCACGGGGGTGGCGGGGTTATACTGCGCGCTGAATCTGCCGGAAAAGTTGAACGTGCGTATCATCACCAAGCAAGCGGCGGACGGCGCCAACTCGTTTTTGGCCCAGGGCGGTATCTGCGTGCTGCGCGGCGAGGAGGATTTTAACGACTATTATGCGGATACGATGCGCGCGGGGCATTTTGAGAACAACCCCAAGACCGTGGAGCTGGTACTGCGCAGCTCCAACCAGATCATCCGCGACCTATTACGGTTGGGCGTGCGCTTTAACCGCGACGCGCACGGCAACTTTGACTATACCCGTGAGGGCGCCCACTCCCGGCCGCGCATCTTATTTTGCAACGATGTGACCGGGCGCGAGATCACCGGCACGCTTCTCCAGCAGGTCCGCAGCAGGCCTAACGTGACGATAGACGAGTATACCACGCTGCTGGATATCATCTCGAAGGATAACGCCTGCCACGGGGTCGTGGTATCCGACCAGGCGGGCCAGATCTCTACGATCGGCGCCAACCATGTGGTGCTGGCCTGCGGAGGGCTGGGCGGGCTTTATAAAAACTCCACCAGCTTTCCGCACATCACCGGGGACGCATTGGCCATCGCCCTGCGGCATAATGTCGCGGTGGAGCATCTGGATTATGTGCAGATCCACCCCACCACCCTGTTTTCCAGCAAGCCCGGCAGGCGGTTTTTGATCTCCGAATCCGTCCGGGGCGAGGGCGCCCTGCTGCTGGACAAGCGGGGCAACCGGTTTGTAGACGAGCTGCAGCCGCGCGACGTGGTCAGCCAGGCGATATGGAAGCAGATGGAAGCAGATGGAAGCGAACACGTGTGGGAGGATATGCGCCCGCTGGGCGAGCAGACGATCCTGACCCACTTCCCCCACATCTACCGGCGCTGCCTGGAGGAAGGGTTTGACCCGCGATACACGCCCATCCCCGTCGTCCCCGCCCAGCACTACCTGATGGGCGGGATCAAGGTGGATCTGGCCAGCCGCACCTCCATGGCCGGGCTGTACGCCTGCGGCGAGACCAGCTGCAACGGCATCCACGGCAAAAACCGGCTGGCCAGCAACTCCCTGCTGGAATCGCTGGTGTTTGCCCAGCGCGCGGCGGACGACATCGTATTTGCCGCACGGGCCAAACGCGCCGCGCCCCCGCCCGAGGTGGACCTTAAACAATACGAAGACCTGGACGCCCTGTTTAGCGAATATCGCAGGGCCGTATTAAAAAGATTAGAAAGGTTGGAAGCAAAGCATGGATAA
- a CDS encoding inorganic diphosphatase, with protein sequence MNIWHDIAPERIRPESFTAVVEISKGGKNKYELDKETGMLRLDRVLYTSTHYPANYGFIPRTYAADNDPLDVLVLCQESIIPLTLVQCRPIGVILMVDGQDKDEKIIAVPEGDPNYSSYTDIDQLPPHFFDEMSHFFTVYKSLEGKSAYVRNIKGHKEALEVIRSCMERYSQMQKPAFNV encoded by the coding sequence ATGAATATTTGGCACGATATTGCCCCGGAGCGGATCCGGCCCGAGAGCTTTACCGCAGTGGTGGAGATCTCCAAGGGCGGCAAGAATAAGTATGAGCTGGACAAGGAGACCGGCATGCTGCGTCTGGACCGGGTGCTGTACACCTCTACCCACTACCCGGCCAATTACGGCTTTATCCCCCGCACCTACGCCGCGGATAACGACCCGCTGGACGTGCTGGTGCTCTGCCAGGAGAGCATCATCCCCCTTACCCTGGTACAGTGCCGGCCCATCGGCGTGATCCTGATGGTGGACGGGCAGGACAAGGACGAGAAGATCATCGCCGTACCCGAGGGGGATCCGAATTACTCCAGTTATACGGATATAGACCAGCTTCCGCCCCACTTTTTTGACGAGATGAGCCACTTTTTTACCGTCTATAAGAGCCTGGAGGGCAAAAGCGCCTATGTGCGCAACATCAAAGGGCATAAAGAGGCGCTGGAGGTCATCCGCTCCTGCATGGAGCGCTACAGCCAGATGCAAAAGCCGGCGTTCAACGTTTAG
- a CDS encoding transcription repressor NadR, producing the protein MNVKERRNEILKILGRADGPVAAKELAVRFHVSRQVIVQDMAVLRAVNSDIVSTCRGYILQKEACFSREIKVCHAEEDVARELNLIVDYGGKVKNVSIKHRVYGRITVDMDIASRQDVDEFLELLQSGKSTLLGSATAGYHYHLIEAASNERLDRIARQLEQAGLLAPLTPWEQENETEEQDNP; encoded by the coding sequence TTGAACGTAAAGGAACGGCGCAACGAGATCCTCAAGATCCTAGGGCGGGCTGACGGCCCCGTGGCGGCGAAAGAGCTGGCCGTTCGCTTCCACGTCAGCCGCCAGGTCATCGTACAGGATATGGCCGTGCTGCGCGCGGTGAATTCCGATATCGTTTCTACCTGCCGGGGCTATATCCTGCAAAAAGAGGCCTGTTTCAGCCGCGAGATCAAGGTCTGCCATGCCGAGGAGGATGTGGCGCGGGAGCTGAACCTGATCGTGGATTACGGTGGCAAGGTCAAAAACGTCAGCATCAAGCACCGGGTCTATGGCCGGATCACCGTGGATATGGATATCGCCTCCCGGCAGGATGTGGACGAGTTTTTAGAGCTGCTGCAAAGCGGAAAATCCACCTTGCTGGGCAGCGCCACCGCCGGCTACCACTACCACCTGATCGAGGCGGCCAGCAATGAGCGGTTGGACCGGATCGCCCGCCAGCTGGAGCAGGCCGGGCTTTTGGCCCCGCTAACCCCCTGGGAGCAGGAGAACGAAACGGAGGAGCAGGACAACCCATGA
- a CDS encoding alpha/beta hydrolase, with protein MADYRTCLQRLEENTRLIDVAGLPVTIKPVPDEDLPGAVDPRVRAVRAQPPAQEGEVDPYTYNGVPIGAMRQKMGWANADITAGDVRTQCRTIDGKNGPIGLFIYTAPKAKPGCPCLVFIHGGGFFGGSCKTVENPCKAIAEKAACVVVSVDYRLAPEHPYPQGFEDCFDAVTWVYNHARELGIDPRKIGVAGDSAGGNLSAVCTLKDRDLGSGMIHYQALIYPTVDRGPFDGNPFYDWTLDAFTFRPEDEQMARQCALGIYGVDANSTALYLTSPSQVDDPYASPLRAEDFKGLPKSLIVVAEFDSLRLQCEAYARRLMDDGVEVRMLRYNGMDHAFIDKCGLYPQAEDCYREIAQDLKSL; from the coding sequence ATGGCAGATTACCGTACCTGTCTGCAGCGCCTGGAGGAGAATACCCGTTTGATCGATGTGGCGGGCCTGCCCGTCACCATCAAGCCCGTGCCGGATGAGGACCTGCCCGGCGCAGTGGACCCGCGAGTGCGGGCGGTGCGCGCCCAGCCCCCGGCGCAGGAGGGCGAGGTGGACCCCTACACCTATAATGGCGTGCCCATCGGCGCCATGCGCCAGAAGATGGGCTGGGCTAATGCCGACATCACCGCCGGAGATGTGCGCACGCAGTGCCGCACCATCGATGGGAAAAACGGCCCCATCGGCCTTTTTATCTACACCGCCCCAAAGGCTAAGCCGGGCTGCCCCTGCCTTGTGTTCATCCATGGCGGCGGCTTTTTTGGCGGCAGCTGCAAAACGGTGGAGAACCCCTGCAAGGCCATCGCTGAAAAGGCGGCGTGCGTCGTGGTCTCGGTGGATTACCGCCTGGCGCCGGAGCATCCCTATCCCCAAGGATTTGAGGATTGCTTTGACGCGGTCACCTGGGTCTATAACCACGCCCGGGAACTGGGGATCGATCCCCGCAAGATCGGCGTGGCCGGGGACAGCGCCGGGGGTAACCTCTCGGCGGTCTGCACGCTGAAGGACCGGGATTTGGGCAGCGGCATGATCCATTATCAGGCGCTGATCTACCCCACGGTAGACCGGGGGCCCTTTGATGGCAACCCCTTTTACGATTGGACGCTGGACGCCTTTACCTTCCGCCCGGAGGATGAGCAGATGGCCCGGCAGTGCGCCCTGGGCATCTATGGGGTGGACGCCAACTCCACCGCCCTGTACCTCACCTCGCCCAGTCAGGTGGATGACCCTTATGCCTCACCGCTGCGCGCGGAGGATTTTAAGGGCCTGCCCAAGAGCCTGATCGTAGTGGCGGAGTTTGATTCCCTGCGCCTCCAGTGCGAGGCCTATGCCCGCCGCCTCATGGACGATGGCGTAGAGGTGCGCATGCTGCGCTACAACGGGATGGATCATGCCTTCATCGATAAGTGTGGCCTTTACCCCCAGGCGGAGGACTGTTACCGGGAGATCGCGCAGGATCTGAAAAGCCTGTAA
- a CDS encoding acyl-CoA thioesterase, producing the protein MTDETGKLSAKHVSDSRTEQVQILMSEQINGQSRLFGGKLMEWIDVVAAVVARRHSGCDVTTASVDNLQFRAPAFVNDTIILVGKLTRAGRTSMEVRVDTYVEELSGERHKINVAYLVMVALDKKGNPTPVPRLILDTDAEAAEWEAAERRQQLRVQRRKERF; encoded by the coding sequence ATGACAGATGAAACCGGCAAGCTCAGCGCCAAGCACGTGTCCGATTCCCGCACCGAGCAGGTGCAGATCCTGATGAGCGAACAGATCAACGGCCAGAGCCGGCTGTTCGGCGGCAAGCTGATGGAGTGGATCGACGTGGTCGCCGCCGTGGTGGCCCGCCGCCACTCGGGGTGCGATGTGACCACCGCATCGGTAGATAACCTGCAATTCCGCGCGCCAGCCTTTGTCAACGATACCATTATTCTGGTGGGCAAGCTCACCCGGGCGGGGCGCACCTCCATGGAGGTACGGGTGGATACCTATGTGGAGGAACTTTCCGGAGAGCGGCATAAGATCAATGTGGCCTACCTTGTCATGGTCGCACTGGATAAAAAGGGCAACCCCACGCCGGTGCCCCGGCTGATTTTGGATACCGATGCCGAGGCTGCCGAGTGGGAGGCCGCCGAGCGGCGCCAGCAGCTGCGCGTGCAGCGGCGAAAGGAGCGCTTTTAG
- a CDS encoding MBL fold metallo-hydrolase produces the protein MALSDNYPLVQVPGAQGLWHILSRSPGYSGDAWCHLVPGKDKAMLVDTGFGIGDLKGLVESLTDLPVFVVNTHHHPDHVLGNPQFGSVFIHAMDAPGLRAQMTAPRRELPPDEVRQYNYTRGDLIQPAPYAVETVEDGHVFDLGGGYEVEVFHLPGHAEGGIALLDRKRRALYSGDALVWTPTFCMSSDPDAVVTPYMTVEKFRQGLTRLMAHLDEFDVLYPGHSRLGISKQIVPDMLACCDELLCGDKSAAYRVPGRDKPVHVHGMAKIAFDDNRIHVS, from the coding sequence ATGGCGTTATCTGATAATTATCCTTTAGTACAGGTGCCGGGCGCCCAGGGCCTTTGGCACATCCTCTCGCGCAGCCCCGGCTACAGCGGGGACGCCTGGTGCCACCTGGTGCCGGGGAAAGATAAGGCCATGCTGGTGGATACCGGCTTTGGCATTGGCGACCTGAAAGGGCTGGTGGAGAGCCTGACCGATCTTCCGGTGTTCGTAGTCAACACCCATCATCATCCCGACCATGTGCTGGGCAATCCGCAGTTTGGCAGCGTTTTTATCCATGCGATGGATGCGCCCGGGCTGCGCGCGCAGATGACCGCGCCCCGGCGAGAGCTGCCGCCGGACGAGGTGCGCCAGTATAATTACACGCGAGGCGACCTCATCCAGCCCGCGCCCTATGCGGTGGAGACGGTGGAGGACGGCCACGTGTTCGATCTGGGCGGCGGCTATGAGGTGGAGGTGTTCCACCTGCCCGGGCACGCCGAGGGCGGCATTGCGCTGCTGGACCGTAAGCGCCGGGCGCTCTATTCCGGGGATGCGCTGGTGTGGACGCCCACCTTTTGCATGTCCTCCGATCCGGACGCGGTTGTCACGCCTTACATGACGGTGGAAAAATTCCGCCAGGGCTTAACGCGCCTGATGGCGCATCTGGATGAATTTGACGTGCTCTATCCCGGCCACAGCCGGCTGGGCATCTCGAAACAGATCGTGCCGGACATGCTGGCCTGCTGTGACGAGCTGCTCTGCGGCGATAAAAGCGCGGCCTACCGGGTGCCGGGGCGGGATAAGCCGGTACATGTGCACGGCATGGCCAAGATCGCCTTTGACGATAACCGCATCCACGTATCCTAA
- the nadA gene encoding quinolinate synthase NadA produces MTVKELQEEILRLKAEKDICILAHAYQSQPILEVADYIGDSYGLSVQASKDKRQNILMCGVRFMAETCKVLCPEKRVYLPNPEAGCPMAEQLDPEGLAALKAQYPDYAVVVYVNTTSALKAQADVCVTSACAVQVCRAIENDKILFVPDPNLGQYVAGQLPDKQFAFYQGGCPHHMQVTPDEVARAKAAHPNALVLVHPECRGPVTDMADYVGSTTGIMAYAQQSPAQEFIIGTEISIVEHLQYQCPDKRFYPLSASLTCANMRLTTLMDVYHCIRGTGGEQIVLPEEEMAGAGRCIRRMIALNG; encoded by the coding sequence ATGACCGTAAAAGAATTGCAAGAAGAGATCCTTCGCCTGAAGGCCGAAAAGGATATCTGTATTTTGGCCCACGCCTATCAAAGCCAGCCCATCTTGGAGGTGGCCGATTACATCGGCGATTCCTACGGGCTGAGCGTGCAGGCCAGCAAAGATAAACGGCAGAACATTTTGATGTGCGGCGTGCGCTTTATGGCGGAGACCTGCAAGGTGCTCTGCCCGGAAAAACGGGTATACCTGCCCAACCCGGAGGCCGGCTGCCCCATGGCCGAGCAGCTGGACCCTGAAGGCCTTGCCGCCCTCAAAGCGCAATATCCGGATTACGCCGTGGTGGTCTATGTCAACACGACCAGCGCCCTGAAAGCGCAGGCCGACGTTTGCGTGACCTCCGCCTGCGCCGTACAGGTCTGCCGGGCGATAGAAAACGACAAGATCCTGTTCGTTCCTGACCCGAACCTGGGGCAATATGTGGCCGGACAGTTGCCGGATAAGCAATTTGCCTTTTACCAGGGCGGCTGCCCGCACCATATGCAGGTCACCCCGGATGAGGTGGCCCGCGCCAAGGCCGCGCACCCCAACGCGCTGGTGCTGGTCCACCCCGAATGCCGCGGGCCGGTAACCGATATGGCGGATTATGTGGGCTCGACCACGGGCATCATGGCGTATGCGCAGCAATCCCCCGCGCAGGAATTTATCATCGGCACGGAGATCAGCATCGTCGAGCACCTGCAGTACCAGTGCCCGGACAAGCGGTTTTACCCACTCTCCGCCAGCCTCACCTGCGCCAACATGCGCCTGACCACGCTGATGGACGTGTATCACTGCATCCGCGGTACCGGCGGGGAGCAGATCGTCCTGCCGGAGGAGGAGATGGCGGGCGCCGGGCGCTGCATCAGGCGGATGATCGCCCTGAACGGTTAG
- a CDS encoding GDSL-type esterase/lipase family protein: MRDGRRIRVKSRRFKRIVACAGTLVAGLVCVLTLQHGLARPAIDPAQLAQGQALLQQAQAADVAQAQAQVDARAEAQRQQAEAERQQKEQEEAEQKRQEQAAQQEAERQKKEAEAAALRTLRKQFKGSVIVGDSITEALADYGFLPRNNVVSHRGISVKEADEQMATVIGLAPDHIFLSFGMNDLPYFLGDANEFIKYYEQQIAKLRQALPQAKLYVNSVLPVQQNAIDENAYYGKYPEFNRALEEMCARLNLPFIDNNPYVEGKPEMYKSDGIHVVNSYYIQWMQHMAQVAGLDG, encoded by the coding sequence ATGAGGGATGGACGCAGGATCAGGGTCAAAAGCAGGCGCTTTAAGCGCATAGTAGCGTGCGCGGGCACGCTTGTGGCCGGGCTGGTGTGCGTCCTGACCCTACAGCATGGCCTGGCCCGCCCGGCGATAGACCCGGCACAGCTGGCCCAGGGGCAGGCGCTGCTGCAACAGGCCCAGGCCGCGGATGTGGCGCAGGCCCAGGCGCAGGTGGACGCCCGCGCCGAAGCTCAGCGCCAGCAGGCCGAAGCCGAAAGGCAACAAAAAGAGCAGGAAGAGGCTGAGCAAAAGCGGCAGGAGCAAGCGGCACAGCAAGAGGCCGAGCGCCAGAAAAAGGAGGCGGAGGCCGCCGCGCTCCGCACGCTGCGCAAGCAATTCAAGGGCTCCGTGATCGTGGGGGATTCTATTACCGAGGCTTTGGCGGATTACGGTTTTTTGCCCCGCAATAACGTGGTCAGCCACCGGGGCATCAGCGTCAAAGAGGCGGACGAGCAGATGGCCACCGTCATCGGCCTTGCGCCGGATCATATCTTCCTCTCCTTTGGGATGAACGATCTGCCCTATTTCCTGGGGGATGCCAATGAATTTATAAAGTATTATGAGCAGCAGATCGCCAAACTGCGCCAGGCGCTGCCTCAGGCAAAGCTCTACGTCAACAGCGTGCTGCCCGTGCAGCAAAACGCCATTGATGAAAATGCCTATTACGGCAAGTATCCCGAGTTCAACAGGGCTTTAGAGGAGATGTGCGCCCGGCTGAACCTCCCCTTTATCGATAACAACCCTTACGTGGAGGGCAAGCCTGAGATGTACAAGTCCGATGGCATCCACGTGGTCAACAGCTACTATATCCAGTGGATGCAGCACATGGCCCAAGTTGCGGGCCTGGACGGGTGA